From the Rhea pennata isolate bPtePen1 chromosome 12, bPtePen1.pri, whole genome shotgun sequence genome, the window AGTGGCGCGCCGGGAgcccggggggggccgcggggggccgcggcgggtgCTGAGCCCCCCGGTGtcgcaggcggcggcggggagctgAGCCTGGCGGCGCTGCTGCCCGCGCTGAGCCGGCGCCTGGGCCTGCCGGCCGAGCTGCACGTGGTCAAGGCCCCCGGCAGGTACGTGGCGGGCGGAGGCagctgtggggggggggggggaacacgcGCGTGGGGTGCCCTCCCCGCCTGCACGCCGCCCCGCTTCCCGCAGGGAGAGCTCCGGCCTCGTCCTCCTGTCCGGCTGCCGCCGCGCCACCGAGCGCCTCCACCGCTTCTTCGCCCGAGCGCGCAGGGGGGGCCGCTGCCCCGCCACGTACCGGTGAGCCCCCGCGCcgtggccgggggggggggcagagcggggTCCCCGCCCTGACCCCGTGCCCGTCCCCGCAGCGCTGTCACCGTGGGGGTCCCGGCAGAGCCCGAGGGCcgggtgtgcgtggggctgcgcCGGCAGCGGCTGGGCGACGCCGTCTTGGTGAGGCagggggggcgcgggggggggggagggggacgcGGCAGTGCCGGCGGCTGACGGCCGGCCGGCTCCGGCGGCCGCAGGTGGTGCCCGTGGCGGCTCCGTCCCGCGGCAGCCTGGCCAGGAAGGAGGTGAAGAAGACCCAGACGAGCTACCGGGtgctgggggcggcggggggctgcgccctgctggagctgcagcccAAGACAGGtgggtggcggcggcggggggccggtggcggggggccggcggcggagggggtgccggcggcagcggccccaCGCCGTGCCCGCTTTGCCTGCAGCCTTCCCCGGGCAGCTCCTGGCGCACCTGGCGCTGCTGCTGTGCCCGGCGCTGGGCGACCACGAGGGCTGCGCCGGCGTGGGCCGCGTCCTGGGCCAGCCCTTCctgctgccccccgccgccgccgccgcccggccccgcgcgcagGTACCCACCGGcacggcggggcgggcgggtggggagggggcgtCCCCCGCCTCCCCCCAAACACCCCCCGCTCGCGTCCTgagccccgctcccctccccatGCAGGTGCTGGACGAGGAGCTGGAGCGCCGGCTGCagctggcgccggggccgcgccggggccgcctccccctgcacctccacctgcaggagctggcgctgccggcggccgtGCTgacggccccgccgccccccttCTTCCTGCGCACCCTGCGCCTCCTGGGgctgcccggcgccccgccgcccccccatTAAAGCCTGCTGCGTGCCCACGCTGCGCCCCGCTCCCTTCTTTTCCgcagccgcggggcgggcgccggcgtTGCGCCGCGGGGGCGAGGGGGGAGCCGCGtcgcgccgggccccgcgcctcCCGCCCCACAGACGGGCAGAGCCTCGGGGCCGTGCACAGGCGTGTTTTCTGGGGTGGGAGCAAGGCGctgcgcagccccggcgccgtcTCCGGCCGGGACGCTTCCGGAGCCGCGGCTCCACCGTGTCAGGCTTCGGCGCTCCTCCACGCCGGCGTTCGCCTgggagccgccgggcgcctCCTCCGCGGCGGCTCGTGGCAGGGGCGAGGCATGGGGCACCGAAACCCGTCCAAGGCGAGGAGCGGGGCCGCAGCCGTCCCGGCGGCACggaggggctgggggctgcgcggcggcggcaggggcgccggggccgcggagcAGCCGCCGAGCAGGGGCAGGCGGCCGAGGCGCGGGAGCCCACGGGGCGCCGGGCAgcctggggaggggaggggaggagaggggagccGGGGCACGGCGCTGCTGGCAGGGCCGACCGTCCCGCTGCGTGCCGCTGCTGCACGGTCCCTACctgccgccggggcccgggAGCGCTGCAGGCAGAGCGGCACCGGCCGCGCGGCGCTGCCCTTGCCGGGGGGCCGGAGCAGGTTTGGCGGCGGCGTGGTCCCCTCCGAGGAGCTGGCAGCGTCGGGCAGCACCCGCGGCCTCTCCCGGGCCGGCTCGGTGCCCGGCTCACGGGGCAGCGTgccggcggggggccggggcgccggggccgcctccGGGGGCCGAGGGagcccggccgcgcggcgccggcgggagccccgcgcgCCCGGGACGGGTGGCGTGGGGAGCTGGCGGACGCGGGCGctcgccgggccgggggccgggggccgggggctggCCGGGGGCGGCACCAGCGGCTTTCCTAGCGGGGAGCCTTCCACCAGGAGCTTCGTGCCCACGTAGTGGGGGACAGCCACGGGCGCCTGCGCGGGGGGACCGAGGGCCTCGCTGGCAGGGAGCGCCTCTCCCAGCCCCCCGGAGCtccagggccagcagcagcccggCTGAAGGACCCCATCCCTCAAGGCCATCACGAAAGCAAGCAGCCAGGACCTCAGGGGGCCCCCAGGGGCCCCCCTTTGGGGACAAGTCCCTTAGACACGTAGTCCTGGACTTCTGCTATAGGCCTTTTGGCTTCTCGCGCCCTGGAAGCGCCCTCGTGCCCTGCGCTCGCTCTTCTGCTGCCAGTGGCGTGCCTGGGTCCACCGAAGGCAGCACCGCGTGGACCTCACGTTGCCGCGGGTCCTGGCCCCAGGGGACTGAGCACAGGCAGGATCCCTCCAGCCCCGCTCACCTGCTTGTAGATGAGCTCGAAGGCGCCCGTAGAGCAGTTGCGGTCGGCCTTGCGGTCGATGACCACGCGGAGCGTGTCCCGCTGGACGCCGGCGCAGAGCCGGCTGGTCACCGCCGTGGAGGCGGCCATGGTGGGGCTGGCGTTGATCTCCAGCAGCCAGGGCTGGAAGTCCTCCCCGAAGACAAAGTCGGCGCCGTAGAGCTCGAAGCTGCCCTTGCGGGACTGCACGAGGTCCTGCGAGGCCTGCACGGCGTGCACGACGGCCGCCTTCATGCCGGGCACCATGACGTCGGGCCAGGCGCGCgcctgccccagctgctccaGGTAGGCCTGGAACTGCCGCGACGACCACATGTTGTCGGCGGGCAGCTGCGGGTGGCGGCCCCGCGCGTTCTCGCAGCGCTTCTGGATGGCGTTGTTGCAGACGTGGATGGCGCTGGGGCGGAGAGAGCGGGctcagcggcggcgggggcgcgcggcggcggcggcggggcgggcgccgcaCTCACGTGTCGAGGCTCTGCAGGGAGAAGGGCTGGCTGGAGAAGCGCAGGTAGCTGTCGCGGTAGAACCAGACGGTCAGCGGGTTCCAGTCGGTCACCAGGAACCACTGGCGCACGTCGAACTTGGTGCCGAAGATGAGCAGCGGCCGCTCCACGTACTTCTGCACCACCCACTTGCCGTCCCTGGCCAGCAGCGCGTCGCGGTCCACCAGCCGCAGCACCTCCTCCAGCCGGGCCAGGCAGACGATCCCTGCGCGACGCCGGGCGCCGTGCcgcagcggcgccggggagcgccCCGGCTGGGCGCCGCCtcctcccccggccccggccccggcgcgctgGGCGCTCCTCCCTACCTCTGCCGCGGGACTTGGCCCCGGGCTTCACGATCCAGACGTTGCGGTCGCCCTCCATGCCGAGCTGCGGGAGCAGGGCCGCCAGGCGCCGCAGCACGGCCCGGCTGCGCTCCAGCAGCGCCCCGGGCGCCTCCAGCGCGGCGCGCTCGCTGCGGGCGGGCGCTCAgggccggccgccgcggctgccccccgccgccgccggccccccgccccggcacTTACTGCACCACCTGGTAGTAGCCCTGCAGGAACTGGTCccagcgggcggcggcgcgcgggggcgagcggggcgccCCGTCGATGTCCTGGTGCCGCAGGCTGCTCAGGTGCTCGCCGCAGGCCCGCAGCGCCTCCTCCAGCAGCCCGGCACCGGCGCGGTGCTCACCCGCGGCATCGCTGGGCccggggggctgccccggcccccgcgccctcTCCAGCGCTGCTTTGAGGAGGCCGCGAGCGGCCGTGAGCCGGAAATCCTCTGCGGGAGCGGCGGCGTCAGGCCGgacccccgcggcggggccgtgccatgccgcgccgcgccgtgccgtgccgcgccgcgcgccccccggGGCCAGGGCTCACCGATGAAGGCTTCCTTCTCGTCCGCCGCCGCCAGCCGGTAGCAGCGGGGGAAGAACGTGTCCGCGTCGGCCTGGTCGAACCAGTGCAGGTTTCGCAGGTTGAGGCAGAGCCCGGCCTGGGGAGGGCGGCGGAGACGCCGGCGGGGAGCGCTGAGCGCCGCCGGCGGGGACCCGCGCCCAGTGCCCggcgcgccccccgccgcccgccccacCTTGGTGGTGAAGGAGCCCGCCTTGGCGTAGTGGTTCACCACCTGGTCCTTGCGGAGCCGGCAGCAGTCGACGGCGTCGCGGCGGCTCGTCCAGATGAAGTACGGCGGCTGGTTCCGGACCAGCTGGGACTGCGGGCCGGAGGGGGCTGAGGCcagggcccggcccgcccgctgccccgccggccccccgccccggcccgccccgctGACCATGAGGCTGTGGGTGCCGCTGCGGTCCTCAtcccgctcctcctcctcctcgccctccTCGTCTGCGGAAAGTCGGGAGTCAGCcgagcccggcgcccgcccgcccgcgccgtggggctggcgAGGGGCCCGAGAGCGGGCGCTGCGCAGGGCGGACGGGGGGGGGGTGCCCCACCGCCATCACGTCCTCGTGGCCATCGAGCCGCGGCCCCTTCCCGGCGCTCTCGTCTCCCCCTGGGAAACTCGTGCTCCGCGCGGGGGGCTCGGAGACGCCGACAGCACCCACCCGGCCTCACCTTCCTCGGCGCCGTCGCCCGCGGCCTCGGCGCCGCCGGcctgctccccgccgccggcgagGCGCTGCTGCCGGCACCCCGCCTCATGCGCCCACGAGAGCTTCGTCTCCACCCAGCCGCGGGCTCGCAGCAGGCTCCGGATCACGGGGTAGGGGCCTTGCAGCGCAAAGATCTTCTTTTGCTGGGGAGGGCCGGCAGAGCTGGGCGCGCCCGCGGGGGAGCCTGCCGCGGCGCGGGtcggggcgccggcggcgcggggccctcACCTTGACGGCGCTCTCCACGCGCAGCCTGGCCCGCTTGAACCGCTCGGGGTCGAGCgaggggcggccgccgccgctgccgcggtGCCGGCGCCCGGTGCCCGCCGCGTGCCCTGCGGGGAGGAGAGCCCCAGCTCGGCGGCCCCCGCCTCGGGGCcggcggcgcagcgccgcgAGAGGCTCCTACCGTCctgccgctgcccggcggcaccgggagccgccgccgccgccggggcctcAGGCGAGGCGGGAGGTAGAGCCGCTTTCTCCGCCGCCAGCTCGGCCCCCGAGACAGCCGGTCTGCCCCGGCCACGGCGCTccgccgggggctgccggcccgCCACCCCTCACCCGGGGCCCTGCGGCCGCCAGCCGCCTCCCGGTGCTCGCGTCATGCCGCCGCCTGCGGACGCGGAGAAGCCGCTGGCAGCGCCGCCTCCGCGGGGCGTCGAGCGGGGGCGAAGGCGGGTGCCCAGCGCGGGGGCGGCAGGGCACCCCGGGGCCGGCCCAGCTGGGCGCTGCCGCGGCAGgacggcgcccgcggcccccggccgtGCCCGGctcagcacccccccccccccaaaccgGGCCTCGTCCTCCAGAGCAGGCAGTGCAACGCGTGCGGCCCCCCCGGACCCCTTAcagcccccacagccccccgcCCCATAGCGTCTCACCGTGCCTCCCCAcgctgcccccccccgccccttgcAAACCCCTTCGTACCGCgcaccccccaccccgcccgccgccccccggcccgcccgcaCCGTTGGGGCCGCCCCCGCTGTTTGGCGTTGCCATGGCGGcgccgccaggccccgccccctgccccgcccccgcgccgccaggccccgcccccgccaaGCACAAGGAATCGAGCAGCCGAGTTACAGCAAAGGAggaattgtttaaaaaaaagggtggggggaaatggagggggaaaaaaaaaaaaaaaaggacagagacCGAGGAGTTGACACAGTCTTAACAAGCACGGTTTGCTTCAGGACACCGAATCCTCGCGCCCGTCCCTGGGacggcgccgcgcgccccgcggaCGGCTCCGTGGCATCTGGCGGCTCCTCTCTTCCgcgggcggcgaggccgggctgcggccggcctcgcggggcagcggcgcagGAACGCGGGAGAAGCAGGGAGCCCAGCACCACGGCTCAAAACTGCGAGGCAAGAAGGGAAGGCAAAGGCTGCTGACTGCCTGCTCCTCAAGCGCTCGCCCTTCCGTCCCGCGCCCAGCCCGGGATCCGCGCTGCGCCAAGGCAGCCTCGAGTCACGTCTAGCTGCTTAACGGGGACACGGAGACTAACAATAATTGCCACTAAGCACGGCCCAAATTGTGGGGCTCCGTGCTCACCTCCCTGCCGCTCCCTGCCCTGGGGACTGCACACCTCATCTCGGCCGTCCGCGTCCCGCAGCTGCTGCTTGGGCTCTAGCAGGGTGCCAGCATGCGGGCGGCCGCACAAGGCTGGCATCTGGCACTGCGCTCCTCTCTCACTGAGGAAGGAGCAAAGCGGG encodes:
- the RPUSD3 gene encoding mitochondrial mRNA pseudouridine synthase RPUSD3 isoform X2, producing MAGGSAGRVLARAAGRGWAGEGRLPGPEETLALLEAAVVHREGGGGELSLAALLPALSRRLGLPAELHVVKAPGRESSGLVLLSGCRRATERLHRFFARARRGGRCPATYRAVTVGVPAEPEGRVCVGLRRQRLGDAVLVVPVAAPSRGSLARKEVKKTQTSYRVLGAAGGCALLELQPKTAFPGQLLAHLALLLCPALGDHEGCAGVGRVLGQPFLLPPAAAAARPRAQVLDEELERRLQLAPGPRRGRLPLHLHLQELALPAAVLTAPPPPFFLRTLRLLGLPGAPPPPH
- the RPUSD3 gene encoding mitochondrial mRNA pseudouridine synthase RPUSD3 isoform X1, with protein sequence MAGGSAGRVLARAAGRGWAGEGRLPGPEETLALLEAAVVHREGALLALSKPPGLPVCGGGGELSLAALLPALSRRLGLPAELHVVKAPGRESSGLVLLSGCRRATERLHRFFARARRGGRCPATYRAVTVGVPAEPEGRVCVGLRRQRLGDAVLVVPVAAPSRGSLARKEVKKTQTSYRVLGAAGGCALLELQPKTAFPGQLLAHLALLLCPALGDHEGCAGVGRVLGQPFLLPPAAAAARPRAQVLDEELERRLQLAPGPRRGRLPLHLHLQELALPAAVLTAPPPPFFLRTLRLLGLPGAPPPPH
- the TTLL3 gene encoding tubulin monoglycylase TTLL3, producing MTRAPGGGWRPQGPGARGGHRAPAPRQRRRPPLARPRAVQAGQAARGERRQGPYPVIRSLLRARGWVETKLSWAHEAGCRQQRLAGGGEQAGGAEAAGDGAEEDEEGEEEEERDEDRSGTHSLMSQLVRNQPPYFIWTSRRDAVDCCRLRKDQVVNHYAKAGSFTTKAGLCLNLRNLHWFDQADADTFFPRCYRLAAADEKEAFIEDFRLTAARGLLKAALERARGPGQPPGPSDAAGEHRAGAGLLEEALRACGEHLSSLRHQDIDGAPRSPPRAAARWDQFLQGYYQVVHERAALEAPGALLERSRAVLRRLAALLPQLGMEGDRNVWIVKPGAKSRGRGIVCLARLEEVLRLVDRDALLARDGKWVVQKYVERPLLIFGTKFDVRQWFLVTDWNPLTVWFYRDSYLRFSSQPFSLQSLDTAIHVCNNAIQKRCENARGRHPQLPADNMWSSRQFQAYLEQLGQARAWPDVMVPGMKAAVVHAVQASQDLVQSRKGSFELYGADFVFGEDFQPWLLEINASPTMAASTAVTSRLCAGVQRDTLRVVIDRKADRNCSTGAFELIYKQAPVAVPHYVGTKLLVEGSPLGKPLVPPPASPRPPAPGPASARVRQLPTPPVPGARGSRRRRAAGLPRPPEAAPAPRPPAGTLPREPGTEPARERPRVLPDAASSSEGTTPPPNLLRPPALPGPGGR